The DNA window AAAGCCATAAATCCCATGTCAAAAAAGCAATAGTCGACCTAGTATCAGAACCATATACTTCTCTTGCCGGAATAGTGGTTGATCTATTCTGTAGTTCAATGATTGAATTAGCAAACGAGCTCGGTGTTCCTTCCTATGTGTTCTTCACCTCTAGCGCTGCCTTTCTCGGCTTCATGCTTTATCTCCCAATTCACTATAACCAATATGGAAGAGAATTCGAGACTTCGGATTCTGATTCGATCATTCCAGCTTATTCTCACCCTGTCCCTACAAATGTTGTGCCTTCTTTTGCATTTAACAAGTATGGTGGTTATGCCTCATTCGTGAAACATGCTACAAGGTTTAAAGAGACAAAAGGAATCATCGTAAACACGTTTGCAGAATTAGAACCTCATGCTGTGCATCAATTGATATCCGACAGTGAAACACCACCAATTTACACAGTTGGACCGTTGCTCGACCAGGAGGGCAAAAGGCAAGACTCAGACTGCGAAAGGATAATGAAATGGCTAGATGACCAGCCTCCATCATCAGTGGTATTCCTCTGTTTTGGAAGCATGGGTACTTTTGAGCCTGACCAGTTAGCAGAGATGGCAATTGCAATCGAGCGGAGTGGATACAGATTCTTGTGGGCTGTCAGGTCGCCCCCATCCAAGGATGACCCCACAAAAAGGATGGGTGAATATTCCAATTTGTCTGACGTACTTCCAGAAGGTTTCTTGGAACGTACTGAAAATCGGGGATTGCTGTGTGGTTGGGCACCGCAGATGGAGGTGCTGGCTCATGAAGCAGTTGGTGGATTTGTATCGCATTGTGGCTGGAATTCCACCCTGGAAAGCCTGTGGTTTGGGGTGCCTGTTGCAACATGGCCTCTTTATGCTGAGCAACAAATTAATGCATTTGAATTGGTCAGAGAATTGGGACTAGCTCTGGAATTGAAGATGGATTATCGAATGGAAAATGCAAAGAATCTTGTAATGGCTGAGGAAATAGAGAAAGCTATCAGATGCTTGATGGACTCTGAAAATCCAATCAGAGGGAGAGttaaagaaatgaaagaaatgaGTAGAAAGGCCATTCAAAATGGGGGTTCTTCATTCATCTCAGTTGGACGCTTGATTGAAGATATCCATATCAACAAAGCAAATAAGGCATAGATAGAATCATTTCCGCCACATGATCATGTTATCAGCAGATTAAGGGAAGTTTCTTCAGCTGCTCCTATTTCCCAAAATCAATTTGCTTTGTTTATTCTAGTCTTTCTTAATCGATCGTATTGTCACATTTGTGATTAAATTCATGTTAGCACTGCTTCCTTGTGTTTGaatatatatgttttttcttCATACTGATGTCCTGGAGTTCGTCATTACTTCCCATTTTTCATAAGTTTTGTTAAATTGTTATTATGTACTTGGTAGTCCATACTTATCTTCTCATCTTTTGTGATtccattattaaaaaaatttcttggtaATCATCTTTTCGGTTTGACATGGTAAGCATACTCTCAATTGGAgtgaaaactgaaatttaagtAATCTTGTTATACATCTTAAGTTTGTAATTCTcacttattttgtgtgtaaatACTAAATAGTGAATACGTGAAAATGGATGTAGATCACATTCCTCACGGTT is part of the Coffea eugenioides isolate CCC68of chromosome 6, Ceug_1.0, whole genome shotgun sequence genome and encodes:
- the LOC113775640 gene encoding UDP-glycosyltransferase 71K1-like encodes the protein MEKTQLVFVPSPGIGHLVSTVEFSKRLTERDDRLSIVVLVISSISASKMESYTQRVANSNTGIQFINIPQADPPSAELLKSRENYISLLMESHKSHVKKAIVDLVSEPYTSLAGIVVDLFCSSMIELANELGVPSYVFFTSSAAFLGFMLYLPIHYNQYGREFETSDSDSIIPAYSHPVPTNVVPSFAFNKYGGYASFVKHATRFKETKGIIVNTFAELEPHAVHQLISDSETPPIYTVGPLLDQEGKRQDSDCERIMKWLDDQPPSSVVFLCFGSMGTFEPDQLAEMAIAIERSGYRFLWAVRSPPSKDDPTKRMGEYSNLSDVLPEGFLERTENRGLLCGWAPQMEVLAHEAVGGFVSHCGWNSTLESLWFGVPVATWPLYAEQQINAFELVRELGLALELKMDYRMENAKNLVMAEEIEKAIRCLMDSENPIRGRVKEMKEMSRKAIQNGGSSFISVGRLIEDIHINKANKA